A segment of the Acidobacteriota bacterium genome:
GATCACGAAGAAAGCCATCCTGGACGCCATCAAGCATCCAGGTGAAATCGACATGAAGATGGTCGATGCCCAGCAGGCCCGCCGGGTGCTCGATCGTCTGGTCGGCTACAAGATCAGCCCGATCCTCTGGGACAAGGTCCGCCGGGGGCTGAGCGCGGGCCGCGTGCAGTCGGTGGCGCTGAAGCTCGTCTGCGACCGCGAGCGCGAGATCGAAGCGTTCGTGCCGGAGGAGTACTGGCACATCACTGCGCGGCTGGCGGGCCCGGAGCCGCCGGAGTTCGACGCACGGCTCATGCGGAGGGGCGATCAGCCCATCAGAATCGGCCGCGAGGCCGAGGCGAGCGCCGTCCTCGACGACTTGAAGCGCGCGACGTTCGTGGTCTCGTCCATCGCGACGAAGGAACGCCGCCGGCACGCCGTGCCGCCGTTCATCACGAGCAAGCTGCAGCAGGCGTCCAGGTTTCCGGTCAAGAAGACCATGATGGTCGCGCAGCAGTTGTACGAGGGCATCCAGCTTCCGAACGAAGATGCACCCGTCGGACTGATCACCTACATGCGCACCGACTCGGTGCGGGTGGCCGACCAGGCATTGGAGGAGGCGCGCGAGTACATCGGCAGGGCCTACGGCGCCCCTTACGTGCCCGAGCAGGCCAATCGGTACCGCCTCAAGGCCACGGCCCAGGACGCGCACGAGGCGATCCGGCCGACGTCCATGGCCCATCACCCGGATGTCGTGCGGCCGCACCTCACCGCCGACCAGTACTACCTCTATCGGCTCATCTGGAATCGCTTCGTCGCCTCGCAGATGACGCCGGCGCTCTTCGACGACACGACCGTGGACATCACGGCGGGCGAGTACCTGTTCCGCGCCAAGGGATCGGTGCCGAAGTTCGCCGGGTGGCTCGCCGTCTATCAGGGCACGGAGGCCGACGAGAGCGAGCGGACGGAGCGTCCCGCGCCCGGCGCCCAGCCGGCCGAGGCCGAGGACGAGTCGCCGGCGAGCGGTGTGCTGCCCGTGCTCTCGGAGGGGCAATCCCTGGACGTGCGGGCGATCACGCCCGAGCAGAAGTTCACGCAGCCGCCGCCGCGGTACAACGAGGGGTCGCTCGTCAAGGCGCTCGAGGAGAACGGCATCGGCCGGCCCAGCACCTACGCCTCGATCATCGGCGTGCTGCAGGCGCGCGATTACGTCAACAAGGTGGAAGGGCGCTTCCGGCCGACCGTCCTCGGCCGTCGTCTCGTCGATCGGCTCCTGCACCCGGCGTTCGACGACATCCTCGACGTGGAGTACACGGCCAGGATGGAAGACCGGCTCGACGACATCGAGAAAGGCAAGGCCGATTACGGCGAGACGCTGTCGGCCTTCTACAAGAGCTTCGTGAAGGACCTCCGCCGCGCCGAAGCGGAGATGCCCAACTTCAAGGAAGGGCAGCCGACGGGCCTCGCCTGCGACAAGTGCGGACAGGGCGAGATGCTCGAGAAAGCCGGCAAGTTCGGCATCTTCCTCGCCTGCAGCCGCTATCCAGACTGCGACAACACGAAGGAGATCGAGCCGGCCGACGCCTCGGCCGACGAGCTCGACGAGACGTGCGAGAACTGCGGCCGGCCGATGGTGGCCAAACGGGGCCGGTTCGGCATGTTCCTGGCCTGCACCGGCTATCCCGAGTGCAAGACGACGCGCAAGATCATCACGACGAAGCAGGGCGTGACGGCGGCCAAACCGGATCAGTTGCTCGACGAGCCCTGCCCGAACTGCGGCCGGCAGCTCGTCGTGAAGCAGGGACGCTTCGGGGAGTTCACGGCGTGCAGCGGCTACCCGGAGTGCAAGTACGTCAAGCAGAAGTCCACCGGCGTGCGCTGCCCCAAGGACGGCGGCGACATCGTCGAGCGCAAATCGCGCCGCGGCAAGGTGTTCTACGGGTGCGCCAACTACCCGAAGTGCGATTTCACGCTCTGGAACAAGCCGATCGCCGAGCCCTGTCCGAAGTGCGGCGCCGCGTTCCTGACCGAGAAGATCACGAAGCGTCACGGCCGGCAACTGATCTGCGCGAACGAGTCGTGCGACTACGTGCGCAGTGAGGAGCTGCAGGAAGCCGCCGCGGTGTCGTAGCCGCGGCAGCGTATCATTCCGACATGGTGCACATCGTCGGCGGCGGCCTCGCCGGCGCAGAAGCCGCGTGGCAGGCCGCGTCGACGGGCGTGCCGGTCACGCTGTACGAGATGCGGCCGGCGACGCCGACGGCAGTACACAAGACCGGCGACCTCGCCGAGCTCGTGTGCAGCAACTCGTTTCGCGGCGACAAGCTCGACAACGCGGTCGGCCTGCTGAAGGAAGAGATGCGCCGGCTCGGCTCGCTGGTCATGCGCGTGGCCGATCGCGTCCGCGTGCCGGCCGGCGCCGCGCTGGCGGTCGATCGCGAGCAGTTCGCGCGCGGCGTGACCGAGATGGTCGAAGGCCAGCCGCTCATCCGCATCGAGCGGCGCGAGATCGCGGCCATCCCGTTGCCGGTCGACGATGCGCCGGTGGTGCTGGCGACCGGACCGTTGACGTCGGCGGTGCTGTCGGCCGACATCGCCGCGTTCACCGGGCACGAGCACCTGGCGTTCTTCGACGCGATCAGCCCGATCGTGCTGGCCGAGAGCCTCGACTACGAGAAGGTGTTTCGGGCCTCGCGCTGGAACCGGAGCTTGCGAGGCAACGGCGTCGAGGACGCGGGCGTCGATGGCGACTACCTGAACTGTCCGATGACGCGCGACGAGTACCGCGCGTTTCACCAGGCGATCGTCGCGGCCGAGAAGGCCGCGGTGCACGATTTCGACAACACGACCTTCTTCGAAGGCTGCCTGCCGATCGAGGTGCTGGCGCACCGCGGCGTCGAGACGCTGCGCTTCGGGCCGATGAAAGCCGCCGGATTGATCGACCCGCGCACCCAGCAGCGCCCGTACGCCGTCGTCCAGTTGCGGCAGGACAACCTCGCCGCCGATCACTTCAGCCTCGTGGGGTTCCAGACGCAGTTGAAATGGAGCGAGCAGGCTCGCGTGCTGCGGATGATCCCCGGCCTGGAGCGCGCCGAGTTCGTGCGCTTCGGCATGATCCACCGCAACACGTACATCAACGGCCCCGCGGTGCTGACCGACACGTGGCAATCGCGCCGCCGGCCTCGCCTGTTCTTCGCCGGCCAGGTGTCGGGCGTCGAAGGCTACGTCGAGTCGGCGGCCTCGGGCCTCATCGCCGGGCGCAACGCGGCGCGCCTGAGCCTCGGGCTCGCGCCGGCGGCGCCGCCGCGGACGACCGCCATCGGCGCGTTGGGCTACTACGTGTCGCATGCCGAGCCGCGTCACTACGCGCCGTCGAACATCACCTTCGGCATCATGCCGCCGCTCGAGACGCCGCCGCGCAGCCGCCAGGAGCGTCAGCTCGCGATGAGCGCGCGGGCGCTCCGCGATCTCGATGACTGGCAGCGCGAGCTCGACGCGTCGGCGCCGGCGGTTCGGCCGGCTGGTCCGATGGCGCAGGTCTAGCCGGTGCTGCGCGACGCCATCCGCGGGTTCCTCGCGTTCCTGCGCCTGAACCGGAACGTCTCACCGCACACGCTGCGCGCGTACGACACCGACCTCTCGCAGTTCCTGGCGTCCGTCGCGCGCCGCGCTGGCTGCCGCGTCAGCGACGTGCCGCTCGGCGCGTTCGACACCGAGGCGGTCCGCGAGT
Coding sequences within it:
- the topA gene encoding type I DNA topoisomerase, whose amino-acid sequence is MAKAVVIVESPAKAKTINKYLGRDFKVIASMGHVRDLPKSRLGVDVDGGFQPEYVVLPDRQKVLKELKDATKAAEQVYVATDPDREGEAIGWHLAEELGAPRQKVQRLMFNEITKKAILDAIKHPGEIDMKMVDAQQARRVLDRLVGYKISPILWDKVRRGLSAGRVQSVALKLVCDREREIEAFVPEEYWHITARLAGPEPPEFDARLMRRGDQPIRIGREAEASAVLDDLKRATFVVSSIATKERRRHAVPPFITSKLQQASRFPVKKTMMVAQQLYEGIQLPNEDAPVGLITYMRTDSVRVADQALEEAREYIGRAYGAPYVPEQANRYRLKATAQDAHEAIRPTSMAHHPDVVRPHLTADQYYLYRLIWNRFVASQMTPALFDDTTVDITAGEYLFRAKGSVPKFAGWLAVYQGTEADESERTERPAPGAQPAEAEDESPASGVLPVLSEGQSLDVRAITPEQKFTQPPPRYNEGSLVKALEENGIGRPSTYASIIGVLQARDYVNKVEGRFRPTVLGRRLVDRLLHPAFDDILDVEYTARMEDRLDDIEKGKADYGETLSAFYKSFVKDLRRAEAEMPNFKEGQPTGLACDKCGQGEMLEKAGKFGIFLACSRYPDCDNTKEIEPADASADELDETCENCGRPMVAKRGRFGMFLACTGYPECKTTRKIITTKQGVTAAKPDQLLDEPCPNCGRQLVVKQGRFGEFTACSGYPECKYVKQKSTGVRCPKDGGDIVERKSRRGKVFYGCANYPKCDFTLWNKPIAEPCPKCGAAFLTEKITKRHGRQLICANESCDYVRSEELQEAAAVS
- the trmFO gene encoding methylenetetrahydrofolate--tRNA-(uracil(54)-C(5))-methyltransferase (FADH(2)-oxidizing) TrmFO; this encodes MVHIVGGGLAGAEAAWQAASTGVPVTLYEMRPATPTAVHKTGDLAELVCSNSFRGDKLDNAVGLLKEEMRRLGSLVMRVADRVRVPAGAALAVDREQFARGVTEMVEGQPLIRIERREIAAIPLPVDDAPVVLATGPLTSAVLSADIAAFTGHEHLAFFDAISPIVLAESLDYEKVFRASRWNRSLRGNGVEDAGVDGDYLNCPMTRDEYRAFHQAIVAAEKAAVHDFDNTTFFEGCLPIEVLAHRGVETLRFGPMKAAGLIDPRTQQRPYAVVQLRQDNLAADHFSLVGFQTQLKWSEQARVLRMIPGLERAEFVRFGMIHRNTYINGPAVLTDTWQSRRRPRLFFAGQVSGVEGYVESAASGLIAGRNAARLSLGLAPAAPPRTTAIGALGYYVSHAEPRHYAPSNITFGIMPPLETPPRSRQERQLAMSARALRDLDDWQRELDASAPAVRPAGPMAQV